The following coding sequences are from one Cardiobacteriaceae bacterium TAE3-ERU3 window:
- the gltX gene encoding glutamate--tRNA ligase has product MTITRFAPSPTGDLHIGGVRTALFCWLHARQHDGIFRLRIEDTDQTRSTEASTQVILDGMSWLGLEHDGEIVYQSKRFDRYNAIIDQMLEDGLAYHCWCTPEELDAMREEQKAKGEKPRYNGKYRNGGEPVEGVNPVVRFKNPLEGVVSFDDKVRGKITISNKELDDFIIRRSDGTPTYNFCVVVDDAEQEISLVIRGDDHINNTPRQINIYRALGYKEPDFAHVPMILGDDGKRLSKRHGATNVLDYRKQGYLPEAVLNYLLRLGWSHGDQEIFSKEEMLKYFRIDDVHSAAAAFNTEKLRWLNQHYMKERSAADLIEPLRPHLIEAGVELSDDALLAAIPHYQERSKTLKEMAENMHWIAVAPTEYPEKAAKKAFKGEETAALLDDLAKRLAALDKADEQAVHDAIAACVEENQVGFGKVGQPARLAVTGGAPSPDLAITILLPGIESSIKRLQVASKYIRENKE; this is encoded by the coding sequence ATGACCATTACCCGATTTGCACCCAGCCCGACTGGTGATTTACATATTGGCGGTGTACGTACCGCATTATTTTGTTGGTTACATGCACGCCAGCACGACGGTATCTTCCGCTTGCGCATCGAAGACACTGACCAAACCCGCTCAACTGAAGCATCTACGCAAGTTATTTTGGATGGCATGAGCTGGCTTGGCTTAGAGCACGATGGTGAAATCGTTTATCAAAGCAAGCGCTTTGATCGCTATAACGCGATCATTGATCAAATGCTTGAAGATGGCTTGGCGTATCACTGCTGGTGTACGCCAGAAGAACTTGATGCCATGCGTGAAGAGCAAAAAGCCAAAGGTGAAAAACCGCGCTATAACGGTAAATACCGCAATGGTGGTGAGCCTGTTGAGGGTGTGAATCCTGTGGTTCGCTTTAAAAATCCACTTGAAGGTGTGGTCAGCTTTGATGACAAAGTGCGAGGAAAAATAACCATCAGTAACAAAGAATTGGATGACTTTATCATCCGTCGCAGTGATGGTACGCCGACATATAACTTCTGTGTTGTGGTCGATGATGCTGAGCAGGAAATATCGCTGGTGATTCGTGGCGATGATCACATCAATAACACCCCGCGCCAAATCAATATTTACCGCGCGCTTGGCTATAAAGAACCGGATTTTGCGCATGTGCCAATGATTCTTGGTGATGATGGTAAGCGCCTATCCAAGCGTCATGGCGCGACCAACGTATTAGATTATCGCAAGCAGGGGTATTTGCCAGAAGCTGTGTTGAATTACTTGTTGCGCCTCGGTTGGTCGCATGGCGATCAGGAAATCTTTAGCAAAGAAGAAATGCTTAAATATTTCCGTATTGACGATGTACATAGTGCTGCAGCGGCATTTAATACGGAAAAACTGCGTTGGCTCAATCAGCATTACATGAAAGAGCGCAGCGCCGCCGACTTGATTGAACCGCTGCGCCCACATTTGATTGAGGCTGGCGTAGAGCTCAGTGATGATGCGCTACTCGCTGCGATACCGCACTATCAGGAGCGCAGTAAGACGTTAAAAGAAATGGCGGAAAATATGCACTGGATTGCCGTTGCGCCAACTGAATACCCAGAGAAAGCCGCCAAAAAAGCATTTAAAGGCGAAGAAACTGCTGCGCTGCTCGATGATCTTGCCAAGCGCCTTGCTGCACTCGATAAGGCTGATGAACAAGCTGTTCATGACGCTATTGCTGCTTGCGTTGAAGAGAATCAGGTTGGCTTCGGGAAAGTAGGGCAGCCTGCGCGACTGGCCGTCACGGGGGGCGCGCCATCACCAGATTTAGCGATTACTATTTTGCTACCGGGTATTGAATCGAGCATTAAACGCCTTCAAGTGGCATCTAAATACATTAGAGAAAACAAAGAATAA
- a CDS encoding succinylglutamate desuccinylase/aspartoacylase family protein encodes MQTEHLNLPAGSPGTHSSLTVWRYGQPGGKKVYIQAALHADEWPGLLMLHHLHKHLEHATINGEIVIVPYANPLGMRQFLGGYQLGRFDFDYSGNFNRGYLNLGEAALPYLDKERLRLMDDSDAVMAVRHAMGQALNDWQPQLESEHLRKTLQLLSFDADYVIDVHCDANACAHAFVNVRHQQTGEALAQAMQLDALILEDDPGSIAFDEAACSPWWRLETALDTTLPYPTFATTLELRGERDISDEIASNDAANFMKFLAHIGIVDGEPLPDSDTELGTPLAGVSRVLAPHSGLLDFKIEAGERVAAGALVAELINLDDPSATRTALHAPIDGTVYALGRNHLVRPGHVVVQIAGKEAIGDGKLAY; translated from the coding sequence ATGCAAACAGAACACCTCAATTTGCCGGCTGGCTCACCCGGCACTCATAGTAGCCTGACAGTTTGGCGCTACGGCCAGCCCGGCGGCAAAAAAGTCTATATTCAAGCCGCACTACATGCTGACGAATGGCCTGGGCTTCTGATGCTCCATCACCTGCACAAGCATTTGGAGCACGCAACGATTAACGGTGAAATCGTGATCGTACCTTATGCCAACCCGCTCGGCATGCGCCAGTTCCTCGGCGGCTACCAGCTCGGACGTTTTGACTTTGATTACAGCGGCAACTTTAACCGTGGCTACCTCAATCTCGGCGAAGCAGCCCTACCTTACCTCGATAAAGAACGCCTGCGCCTCATGGATGACAGTGACGCAGTCATGGCCGTACGTCATGCCATGGGGCAGGCACTTAACGATTGGCAACCACAACTCGAAAGCGAACACCTGCGCAAAACACTCCAACTCCTCAGCTTCGATGCAGATTACGTCATTGATGTGCATTGTGATGCCAATGCCTGCGCCCATGCATTCGTCAATGTTCGCCATCAGCAAACCGGTGAGGCACTGGCACAAGCCATGCAACTTGATGCCCTGATTCTTGAAGATGATCCCGGCTCTATCGCCTTTGACGAAGCGGCATGTAGCCCGTGGTGGAGACTAGAAACCGCACTCGACACAACTCTTCCCTACCCCACCTTTGCAACCACGCTTGAGTTACGCGGCGAACGTGATATCAGTGATGAGATTGCCAGCAATGATGCGGCTAATTTCATGAAATTCCTTGCCCATATTGGCATAGTAGATGGCGAACCTTTACCAGATAGCGATACAGAACTCGGCACCCCGCTTGCTGGTGTCTCGCGCGTCCTCGCACCACACAGTGGACTACTTGATTTTAAAATCGAAGCAGGAGAGCGTGTAGCAGCTGGTGCACTGGTCGCTGAACTGATTAATCTCGACGATCCGTCAGCAACGCGAACCGCATTACACGCACCAATTGATGGCACTGTTTACGCATTGGGTCGCAACCACTTAGTTCGCCCTGGCCATGTCGTTGTCCAAATTGCCGGTAAAGAAGCGATTGGCGACGGCAAGCTTGCTTATTGA
- the glnA gene encoding glutamate--ammonia ligase: MTPQSIIDRIKEEEIRFVDMRFTDTKGKEQHVTMPAAGVDEDFFEEGKMFDGSSIAGWKGINESDMILMPDPETAFIDPFSEHKTLIITCDIIEPDTLQGYVRDPRSLAKRAEAYLKSSGIADTALFGPENEFFIFDGIKYKTSINKTSVEILSEEGFWNSDSDFGGTNKGHRPGLKGGYFPVAPVDSLNDIRADMCLILEQVGQTVEVHHHEVATAGQCEIGVKFHTLTRKADEVQQLKYVIHNVADAYGKTATFMPKPLVGDNGSGMHVHMSLAKDGKNLFSGDGYGGLSEMALYYIGGIIKHARALNAFTNPSINSYKRLVPHFEAPVMLAYSARNRSASIRIPYIFNPKGRRIEVRFPDSTANPYLCFAALLMAGLDGIKNKIHPGDAMDKDLYDLPPEEADNIPQVAFSLEQALDALEADCDFLKAGDVFSEDLLEGYIALKREEVEKLRLQVHPLEFEMYYSC; this comes from the coding sequence ATGACCCCGCAATCCATCATCGACCGCATCAAAGAAGAAGAAATCCGCTTTGTAGATATGCGCTTTACCGATACCAAAGGTAAAGAACAACACGTCACCATGCCCGCAGCTGGCGTTGACGAAGACTTCTTTGAAGAAGGCAAAATGTTCGATGGCTCATCTATTGCCGGCTGGAAAGGCATCAATGAGTCAGACATGATCCTGATGCCTGATCCTGAAACTGCGTTCATCGACCCGTTCAGTGAGCACAAAACACTTATCATTACTTGTGACATCATTGAGCCAGACACCCTGCAAGGCTACGTCCGCGACCCGCGTTCACTCGCTAAACGCGCTGAAGCTTACCTCAAGTCATCTGGTATTGCCGATACTGCCCTGTTTGGCCCTGAAAACGAATTCTTTATCTTCGACGGCATCAAATATAAAACCAGCATCAACAAAACCAGCGTTGAAATCCTTTCCGAAGAAGGCTTCTGGAACAGCGACAGCGACTTTGGCGGTACCAATAAAGGCCACCGTCCTGGCCTCAAAGGTGGCTACTTCCCGGTTGCTCCTGTTGACTCACTCAACGACATCCGTGCAGATATGTGCCTCATTCTTGAGCAAGTTGGCCAGACAGTTGAAGTGCACCACCACGAAGTTGCAACCGCAGGTCAGTGCGAAATCGGCGTCAAGTTCCACACCCTGACCCGCAAAGCGGACGAAGTCCAGCAGCTCAAGTATGTGATTCACAACGTTGCAGACGCTTACGGCAAGACCGCAACCTTTATGCCTAAGCCACTCGTTGGCGATAACGGTTCAGGTATGCACGTACACATGTCTCTCGCTAAAGATGGTAAAAACCTCTTTTCAGGCGACGGTTACGGCGGTCTTTCAGAAATGGCGCTGTATTACATTGGCGGCATCATCAAGCACGCCCGCGCGCTGAATGCGTTTACCAACCCGTCAATCAACAGCTACAAGCGCCTCGTTCCGCACTTTGAAGCGCCGGTCATGCTTGCTTATTCTGCGCGTAACCGCTCGGCTTCAATCCGTATTCCATACATTTTCAACCCTAAAGGTCGCCGTATTGAAGTTCGCTTCCCGGATTCGACTGCAAACCCATACCTGTGCTTTGCCGCATTGCTAATGGCTGGTCTTGACGGCATTAAGAACAAGATCCACCCTGGTGACGCCATGGACAAAGACCTCTATGACCTGCCACCAGAAGAAGCTGACAACATCCCACAAGTTGCCTTCTCACTTGAGCAAGCACTTGATGCACTTGAAGCAGATTGCGACTTCCTCAAAGCCGGCGATGTCTTCAGTGAAGATCTGCTCGAAGGCTATATTGCCCTCAAGCGTGAAGAAGTTGAGAAGCTGCGCCTGCAGGTTCACCCACTTGAGTTTGAAATGTACTACAGCTGCTAA
- a CDS encoding excalibur calcium-binding domain-containing protein, which translates to MRSCDEAKYFIRHCPNTKMDGDGDGIPCERQLCGH; encoded by the coding sequence ATGCGTTCATGTGATGAAGCGAAATATTTTATTCGCCATTGCCCCAATACAAAAATGGATGGTGATGGTGATGGCATTCCTTGTGAAAGACAATTGTGTGGGCATTAA